A portion of the Cryptomeria japonica chromosome 5, Sugi_1.0, whole genome shotgun sequence genome contains these proteins:
- the LOC131050357 gene encoding pathogenesis-related protein PR-1, translating to MGVRPLERALLFFFLLLCFSIFTEGRSLHKYNERKAEEDIVAEFLVPQNEARAKVGDPPLVWDTKVASYAEWYAHQRQSDCALKHSSGPYGENIFWGSGSAWQPKDAVNAWVGEDEYFNYHTHSCNGYEECGHYTQIVWKNSLRVGCAKVICNSGDTFMTCNYDPPGNYVGQKPY from the coding sequence ATGGGGGTGCGGCCATTGGAAAGAgctctcttgttctttttcttattGTTATGCTTTAGTATTTTTACTGAGGGCCGGAGTCTCCACAAGTATAATGAAAGAAAAGCTGAAGAAGATATAGTAGCAGAATTCTTAGTGCCACAGAATGAAGCGCGGGCGAAGGTGGGGGATCCTCCTCTGGTGTGGGACACCAAAGTTGCGAGCTATGCAGAGTGGTATGCTCATCAAAGACAAAGTGACTGCGCTTTAAAGCATTCATCGGGTCCCTACGGTGAGAATATATTCTGGGGAAGTGGAAGCGCTTGGCAGCCCAAGGATGCAGTTAACGCTTGGGTTGGAGAGGATGAGTATTTCAACTACCATACTCACTCCTGCAATGGGTATGAGGAATGTGGACATTATACTCAAATTGTGTGGAAGAATTCTCTACGTGTGGGGTGTGCTAAGGTCATTTGTAACAGTGGTGATACCTTCATGACCTGTAACTATGACCCCCCTGGTAACTATGTTGGCCAAAAGCCATACTAA